A segment of the Candidatus Protochlamydia naegleriophila genome:
TGATGATATGAAAGATTATCAAGAAAAGCATATGCAGAAAAAAAGCCGTCGCCGCCAAGCTAGCTAATTCTTTTTTCTAGCTTCATCTCTTTTGTAACCGCTCACTTCTTTATTAAAGGATTTATCGACTTAACCGCTTTCCTTTATTAAGAACTGAGTGGTTATACTCTTTTTTCTTCTTCAAATAAATTAATGTTTCAACATGTGCAGTTTGTGGGAACATGTCATAGACGATGCATTGTTGAATGTCATATTGATCTTGGCAGAAAAGCGCTAAGTCGCGGGCGAGGGTAGCTGGCATGCAAGAGACGTAGATCAGCTCGGTTGGCGCTGCTTTTAAAACTGTTTGGATGACCCCTTTGGAAAGGCCGGTCCGGGGTGGGTTCATCAAAATGAGATCGGGAGGACCTTCTGTCTTGAGGCAGTGTGGTAGGACTTTTTCTACATCTCCTTGCAAGAAATGGGCTTGTTTGAGGTGATTGAGGTGACCGTTGTCTTGAGCAAAGCGAATGGCGTCGGGGTTGTATTCAATCCCGGTAACAGTATGTCCTTGACGAGAGAGTAGCAAAGAGGTAATGCCAAATCCACAATAGAGGTCGAGGATTTTTTTAGGAGAATGCTCGCCGGCAAGGGTGCAAATGTGCTTGTAGATGTTTGTACTTTGTTCGGGGTGGTTTTGCACAAAGGCTTGGGGGGTGAATCGGAAAGTCAGCCCTTCTAATTTCTGCTCGCAGTAAGGGTCGCCAAACGTGCGCTGTTCCTGGGGTGATTGAACGATGATGCCGGTAAAAGTGGGGTAGTGTTGTAAAGAGGTCTCAAATGTGTGCAAATCCAGGCCTGAGAGAGAGGCAAACTGAAATGACAAAATATACTGGTCGCGATGGTTTTTTAAAATCATGACCCTGCCTTCTTGCTGGGTCGAATTGGAAAGAGAGCTAACTAATTCCTGCAGCTGCTTGACAATCGGATCTTGCGGAGCATTGAAGATAGGACAGCTTTGGATGAAGACGAGCGAGCGATGGTCCACGCCAATATAGCCCGCTTCAAATCCCTGGCCGACTGGTTTCAAATGAAGGGTAATGTGCCGCCTATAGGCCCATTTTAGGTGAGCAGGAACGATTTGGGCTGGGGGAACCTTCAAATGACCAATTCTTTTTAGGGCATCAGTTACTGCCGATAATTTGTACTTGGCTTGGGCTTCATCGTTTAGGTGTTGAATCTGACATCCACCGCAGGTGCCAAAATAGGGGCAAGGGGGCTTTATGCGTTGTGGGCTTAGGTGTTCGAGTCGAATCACTTCGCCTTTAGCAAAGGATTTTTTGACTTCTGTGATGCGGCAAACGATTTTATCGCCAGGGGCCGTGAAGGGGACGAAGACTACAAAACCTTGATGGCGCAAGATGCCTTCTCCGCCAAAAGCAATGCTTTGGATATCGCCTGTAATAATGGAATTAACTGCGAGCTTTTCAATCATTTAAGTGTTGTGGTCCAAAATCTGGTCTGTTTGCGAATTTGATGGATCTTCAAGAATTTTAAAGTCGCGGATGAGTAATTGAATACTCGACTTATTGATTTGCGGCGTAAAGGCAATGCGGAGCTTAAGATTTTTCTTTCTCAATTGCGGACTATGAGAGGCTTTGCCAAGAGCTACACCTTCCAAGACGCGGTCGCCTTGTTCTAAATAGAGTTTTAAATGTGTTTTACCAACGATTTTTGGGGGCCATGTCTGCCAAGCATCGCAATAAAGAATAGGTTGCGGATTCTCATTGCCGTAAGGTTCCAAGAGACGGGCTGATTCCATAAAGTCGAATGTTAATTCGCTGAATTTGATTTCGGCATCTAAAGAAAGCTTGCTCATGACATCTGCATCGTTTAGCTGCTCGTTAGCTGCTGCAATAAACTGGCTCTTGAATCTTTCGATATGCTCTTCCTTGACCGTTAAACCAGCTGCAAAATCGTGGCCGCCAAAATTGATTAGATAGTCTGAACATTGTTTCAATGTAGGCAAAAGGGGAAATTCACGAATTGAGCGAACAGAACCTTTGCCAACTCCTTTGTCGATGGCAATCATTACCGTCGGTCGATTGTATTGCTTTGAAATACGCGTCGAGATGATGGCAATAACACCCGGATGCCATTTGTCCGACACCATGACAATAGCTTTATTAGTCAAAATGGCTGGCGTTTCATGAATCGTTGTATCTACATCCGCAGACATCGTGCGTTCAATTTTCTGCCTTTCAATGTTATTGAGATCTAACTCTAAAGCCATTTTCTCGGCTAAATCAGCATTTTTGACCAGCAGCATTTGAACTCCCTTGCGAGGATCGTCAATGCGGCCTAGGCTGTTTAAGCGCGGAGCTATTTTTGAAGCAATGGTAAAAGTCGTCAAATCGTTTAGATCGACATCGCAAATAGAAAATAATTTAGACAGGCCCATTCGCTTCCCTTTACGCAATTGGCGAAGGCCGTAGCGGACTAAAATGCGGTTTTCAGTGTCGCTTAAGGATCCCATGTCCGAAATGGTGCCCAATGCAACGAGGTCTAAGTATCTTTTTAAGTCGATCTTTTTAGGCGGAATTTTCCCTTCCGATGTCAGTTGGTTGGTGATTCCATGAGCTAATTTAAAAGCAACTCCCACTCCCGTTAAATCCCGATTGGGATAGGCGTTGTTGACAAGTTTCGGATTGAGAGTGGCAACGCAGTGGGGAATTTTATCAGTTGGCTCGTGATGGTCTGTGATGATGACATCAACATTCTGGGCGGCTACTTTGGCAATTTCTACGGCTGCCGTAATGCCGCAATCGACTGTAATAAGTAATTTGCAGTTATTCATAAGGGCATATTCGAGAGCTTCAACGATTAGGCTTTGACGCAGAGTTCCTCGATTAGAAACGTAGAAAAAAACATTAGCCCCCAAATCTTGCAAGAATTCGGTTAAAAGCGTTGTGCCTGTCATTCCATCGACATCATTATCGCCGTAGATCAGAATGTTTTCATGGTCACGAATGGCTCGGCATACGCGTTCTACTGCTTGCGGCATTTCAGCCATCAAGAAAGGATCGTGCAATTCTGGTAATTTGGCGTAAAGATAGTCGTGGATTTGTTGGAAGGATTTAAATCCGCGTGAAACAAGAATTTGCGCGATGACAGGATGGATTTTGAATTCTTTAACGATGCTTTCCTTTAATTCATTGTCCGTCGGGGGATAAACCCAGATAGGGTCCTCGTGGGCATGAGTGGTGGAATGCATCTAGTTCTAGCTCCGTTTCTCTAAAAAAAATCGCGTGTTTGTTCATCGTCAGGATTGCGTTGCCGAGTAACTTCGATATCATGAACTTGAACAATGAGGCAATTTGGACTGCTTCATTAGTTTCAGATTCTGGGATATAAGCTTTCCCGGGTGTCATTCAACTTAGTATGTTTTATTAACATTGCATGCTTCATAGACTCAATGTCAAGTGAAATGATAGAGTATCCTAAACCAGCTCACCACTCTTTATCTCAATGAATGCGATTGCACATATCTAATAGAGTATTTAGTAGACTCTCTAGCATACCAAGCTTTATTTGATCGCGCTCAGGAGGCGAGAAGTCGACTATGTTAAAAAGTATGGACACTCTAACTGATAAGAAAAATTTTGTCTCTCTTAAAAAACGACCTGTTGGGATTTCTCCTCAAAATGAGCTTTCTATCAAAATCGATTTTTTAAGAGATGGGCCAGGGATGGATGGTTCATAAAATTTTTTAACGATACGATTTCACGTTTAAAATTTGAAATTAAAAGGTTGGGGAA
Coding sequences within it:
- the rlmD gene encoding 23S rRNA (uracil(1939)-C(5))-methyltransferase RlmD, encoding MIEKLAVNSIITGDIQSIAFGGEGILRHQGFVVFVPFTAPGDKIVCRITEVKKSFAKGEVIRLEHLSPQRIKPPCPYFGTCGGCQIQHLNDEAQAKYKLSAVTDALKRIGHLKVPPAQIVPAHLKWAYRRHITLHLKPVGQGFEAGYIGVDHRSLVFIQSCPIFNAPQDPIVKQLQELVSSLSNSTQQEGRVMILKNHRDQYILSFQFASLSGLDLHTFETSLQHYPTFTGIIVQSPQEQRTFGDPYCEQKLEGLTFRFTPQAFVQNHPEQSTNIYKHICTLAGEHSPKKILDLYCGFGITSLLLSRQGHTVTGIEYNPDAIRFAQDNGHLNHLKQAHFLQGDVEKVLPHCLKTEGPPDLILMNPPRTGLSKGVIQTVLKAAPTELIYVSCMPATLARDLALFCQDQYDIQQCIVYDMFPQTAHVETLIYLKKKKEYNHSVLNKGKRLSR
- the recJ gene encoding single-stranded-DNA-specific exonuclease RecJ; this translates as MHSTTHAHEDPIWVYPPTDNELKESIVKEFKIHPVIAQILVSRGFKSFQQIHDYLYAKLPELHDPFLMAEMPQAVERVCRAIRDHENILIYGDNDVDGMTGTTLLTEFLQDLGANVFFYVSNRGTLRQSLIVEALEYALMNNCKLLITVDCGITAAVEIAKVAAQNVDVIITDHHEPTDKIPHCVATLNPKLVNNAYPNRDLTGVGVAFKLAHGITNQLTSEGKIPPKKIDLKRYLDLVALGTISDMGSLSDTENRILVRYGLRQLRKGKRMGLSKLFSICDVDLNDLTTFTIASKIAPRLNSLGRIDDPRKGVQMLLVKNADLAEKMALELDLNNIERQKIERTMSADVDTTIHETPAILTNKAIVMVSDKWHPGVIAIISTRISKQYNRPTVMIAIDKGVGKGSVRSIREFPLLPTLKQCSDYLINFGGHDFAAGLTVKEEHIERFKSQFIAAANEQLNDADVMSKLSLDAEIKFSELTFDFMESARLLEPYGNENPQPILYCDAWQTWPPKIVGKTHLKLYLEQGDRVLEGVALGKASHSPQLRKKNLKLRIAFTPQINKSSIQLLIRDFKILEDPSNSQTDQILDHNT